The Peribacillus sp. FSL E2-0218 genome contains a region encoding:
- a CDS encoding AraC family transcriptional regulator: protein MNKSTKVLGHDALFPFAFLFQDTKSPQNELSDHMHDFYEIVYVYSGKGTFFIGDVFYDMQQGDVFLIPNNTIHRAMPDRGDPVTSTITFFSPALLYKDMMDDSFSYLHLFDLLKKRKKYKISLSKIEQSRLEEQLLNIQREATSDALGSRHACILTVHQILLDLHRAIADDEQAPYIGHTYSPEWIQAILIHIHDHLSEPLTLSTLAGKASVSPSHFSRVFKETTGIGLVVYLNMKRIIKAKELLSGTDLTVSSIAEMCGFESMPQFYRTFKKYNDKTPAVFRKGKSNGLR from the coding sequence ACAAAAGTACTTGGCCATGATGCATTATTCCCATTTGCTTTCCTCTTTCAAGATACAAAAAGCCCGCAGAATGAGTTGTCAGATCATATGCATGACTTTTATGAAATCGTCTATGTCTATAGCGGCAAAGGAACCTTTTTCATTGGTGATGTGTTTTATGATATGCAGCAAGGGGATGTATTCCTGATTCCCAACAACACCATTCATAGGGCAATGCCTGATAGGGGCGATCCGGTTACTTCGACGATCACCTTTTTCAGTCCGGCCTTACTATATAAAGACATGATGGATGATTCTTTTTCATATTTACATCTGTTTGACCTACTGAAAAAGCGAAAGAAATATAAAATATCCTTGTCAAAAATCGAACAATCAAGATTGGAGGAGCAGCTGCTCAACATTCAACGTGAAGCAACCAGCGACGCATTGGGCTCAAGGCATGCCTGCATTCTCACTGTTCATCAGATTCTGCTGGATTTACATCGAGCAATTGCCGATGATGAACAAGCCCCCTATATTGGACATACATATAGTCCAGAATGGATCCAAGCGATCTTGATCCATATCCATGACCATTTAAGTGAACCATTGACCCTCTCTACGCTGGCCGGCAAAGCCTCGGTCAGCCCCTCCCATTTCAGCAGGGTTTTTAAGGAAACGACGGGAATCGGGTTGGTGGTATATTTGAACATGAAAAGAATCATCAAAGCGAAAGAATTGTTATCGGGAACGGATCTGACCGTTTCCTCCATCGCGGAAATGTGCGGCTTTGAAAGCATGCCTCAATTTTATCGAACCTTTAAAAAATACAATGATAAAACACCTGCAGTATTTCGGAAAGGAAAATCGAATGGGCTGAGATAG
- a CDS encoding MFS transporter: MFSNGRGMIIVFLFLAGVINYLDRSALSIAAPFIQDDLSLTATQMGIIFSSFSVGYAIFNFLGGMASDRWGAKLTLFVAMIVWSLFSGALVLAVGFASMIIIRILFGMGEGPLSATINKMVNNWFPANKRASVIGLTNSGTPLGGAIAGPIVGFIAISYGWRVSFIAIMIIGLIWAICWWKFAKEKPNDSIAQENPGNQYVAATTEGNLKFTFYLKQKTVLFTALAFFSYNYILFFFLTWFPSYLVNARGLSVENMSIITVIPWIFGFIGLALGGFVSDFFYKKFAQKGVLFSRKLVLVTCLFLSAVCIGLAGIVTTTLSAVTLVALSVFFLYLTGAIYWAIINDVVDPDNVGSVGGFMHFLANTAGIIGPTLTGYIVDTSGTYTVAFLLAGGLAVFASLAVIRFVRPIVKPA; this comes from the coding sequence ATGTTTTCAAATGGTAGAGGAATGATCATTGTTTTTTTGTTCTTGGCAGGGGTGATAAATTATTTGGATCGTTCCGCACTGTCCATTGCAGCGCCGTTCATTCAAGATGATTTATCTTTAACAGCAACACAGATGGGGATTATCTTTAGTAGTTTTTCGGTTGGATATGCGATATTCAACTTCCTTGGAGGAATGGCCTCGGATAGGTGGGGGGCAAAGTTGACGCTTTTCGTGGCAATGATTGTTTGGTCCTTATTTAGCGGTGCGCTTGTACTTGCCGTGGGATTTGCCAGTATGATCATCATCCGCATCTTGTTTGGGATGGGTGAAGGACCGCTTTCGGCTACGATCAATAAAATGGTGAATAACTGGTTCCCGGCCAATAAGCGGGCATCCGTGATCGGATTGACGAACAGCGGCACTCCGCTTGGCGGTGCGATAGCAGGACCGATTGTTGGTTTTATAGCGATTTCCTATGGGTGGAGAGTGTCTTTCATCGCCATTATGATCATCGGCCTGATATGGGCGATTTGCTGGTGGAAATTTGCCAAGGAAAAACCAAATGACTCGATCGCTCAGGAAAATCCAGGAAACCAATATGTTGCAGCAACAACGGAGGGAAACCTGAAATTCACGTTTTACCTAAAACAAAAAACCGTTTTATTTACAGCACTCGCGTTTTTTTCGTATAACTATATTTTGTTCTTTTTTTTAACCTGGTTTCCAAGCTATTTGGTCAACGCTCGTGGTCTAAGCGTGGAAAACATGAGCATCATCACGGTGATTCCTTGGATTTTCGGGTTCATTGGTCTTGCTCTGGGTGGTTTCGTGTCGGATTTCTTCTATAAGAAGTTCGCACAAAAGGGTGTCTTATTCTCCAGAAAGTTAGTGCTTGTAACCTGTTTGTTCCTATCTGCCGTCTGTATTGGCTTGGCAGGGATTGTAACGACGACGTTGTCGGCCGTTACGCTGGTGGCACTATCTGTTTTCTTCTTATATTTAACAGGTGCCATTTACTGGGCAATCATTAATGACGTGGTGGATCCCGATAACGTAGGCTCTGTTGGCGGATTCATGCATTTCCTGGCCAATACAGCAGGAATCATTGGACCAACTTTAACGGGATACATTGTCGATACTTCAGGTACATACACGGTAGCCTTCTTGCTGGCAGGAGGATTAGCTGTTTTTGCCTCGCTTGCAGTCATTCGTTTTGTACGTCCAATCGTAAAACCAGCATAG
- a CDS encoding substrate-binding domain-containing protein — protein MKPITITDVANHAKVSKSTVSQYLNKRYEYMSEKTRKKIEETIEELNYQPNILARSLKQKSTFTVGVVVANILHTFSTQVIRAIENYFYDHGFHIIVCNADDNPEKEKNYIEMLRAKQVDGIIIFPTGDNLDLYKRMKSDQFPIVFMDRTIEELNIATVMLDNHLASKLAVDRFIEKGIEHIAIITTSIIRDISPRIERIQGYKDALSSHGIPSNSDYIKTVNIDEIPVALSEFFDLERRPQAILAGNDIVLNEVLRYMKKHEINIPGDIAVIGIDDVPYASFYTPTITTIDQPAIEMANLAAELLLSQINKEEKKDTSVHRLKPTLLMRNSC, from the coding sequence ATGAAACCCATTACAATTACTGATGTTGCCAATCACGCAAAAGTATCAAAAAGCACGGTTTCCCAATACTTGAACAAGAGATATGAGTATATGAGCGAGAAAACGAGGAAAAAGATCGAAGAAACGATCGAAGAGTTAAACTATCAGCCTAATATCCTTGCACGCAGTTTAAAGCAAAAATCCACTTTTACCGTAGGGGTGGTAGTGGCCAATATCCTTCACACGTTTTCTACGCAAGTGATTAGGGCGATAGAGAACTACTTCTACGATCATGGTTTCCATATCATCGTATGCAATGCAGATGACAATCCTGAAAAGGAAAAGAATTATATTGAAATGCTTAGAGCCAAACAAGTGGATGGGATCATCATTTTCCCGACAGGAGACAATCTCGATTTATATAAGCGCATGAAGAGTGACCAATTTCCGATTGTCTTCATGGATAGGACCATTGAAGAATTGAATATTGCAACGGTCATGCTGGATAATCATCTAGCGTCAAAGCTTGCGGTTGATAGGTTTATTGAAAAGGGCATTGAACATATCGCAATCATAACCACATCAATAATCCGTGATATCAGTCCAAGAATCGAGCGGATCCAGGGATACAAAGATGCACTCTCTTCACACGGAATACCATCCAATTCGGATTATATAAAAACCGTCAATATAGATGAAATTCCAGTTGCGCTTTCAGAATTTTTCGATTTGGAAAGGCGGCCTCAAGCGATACTGGCAGGGAATGATATCGTCCTGAATGAAGTGTTGCGATATATGAAAAAACACGAAATCAATATTCCCGGAGATATAGCCGTTATCGGTATCGATGATGTACCGTATGCCAGTTTTTATACACCGACAATCACGACGATTGATCAGCCAGCGATTGAAATGGCCAACTTGGCAGCCGAATTACTGCTCAGTCAAATCAATAAAGAAGAAAAAAAAGACACAAGCGTTCATCGCTTGAAGCCGACTTTGCTTATGAGGAATTCGTGCTAG
- a CDS encoding SDR family oxidoreductase, with amino-acid sequence MIPIHENLSSRVAVITGGSGVLCSKMAIELARHGVKIAILNRTAEKGREVVELIERDGGTALSIATDVLDRSSLEKAREEIKKTFGRVDILINGAGGNHPDAITAPETYGEETEGKSFFDLDENGFSQVFSSNFTGTFLASQVFGKELLQAEAPAIINLSSMSSYSPMTKVPAYSAAKASINNFTMWMAVHFAEAGLRVNAIAPGFFLTKQNRDLLLTEDGSLTARSNKIITATPMKRFGKPEDLLGTLLWLADESYSGFVTGITVPVDGGFMAYSGV; translated from the coding sequence ATGATTCCCATCCATGAAAACCTATCAAGCAGAGTAGCGGTAATCACTGGAGGCAGCGGTGTATTGTGTTCCAAAATGGCAATAGAATTAGCTCGCCACGGAGTCAAGATTGCCATATTGAACAGAACGGCAGAAAAAGGTCGGGAAGTGGTCGAGCTCATTGAACGAGATGGCGGCACTGCCCTATCGATCGCGACTGACGTATTGGACAGGAGCTCATTGGAAAAGGCAAGAGAGGAAATCAAAAAAACGTTCGGCCGTGTGGATATATTAATAAATGGAGCAGGGGGCAATCATCCAGATGCGATTACAGCTCCTGAGACATATGGCGAGGAAACCGAAGGGAAATCGTTTTTCGATTTGGATGAAAATGGTTTCTCGCAGGTTTTTTCCAGTAATTTCACGGGTACATTTTTGGCAAGTCAAGTTTTTGGGAAAGAGCTGCTGCAAGCGGAAGCACCAGCCATCATTAATCTGTCTTCCATGAGCTCATACTCCCCGATGACAAAAGTGCCGGCATATAGTGCTGCAAAAGCTTCGATCAATAATTTCACCATGTGGATGGCCGTTCATTTTGCCGAAGCGGGTTTACGGGTGAATGCCATTGCTCCAGGATTCTTCCTGACGAAGCAAAATCGAGATCTGTTGTTAACCGAAGATGGCAGCCTGACGGCTAGATCCAATAAAATCATTACGGCCACACCGATGAAGCGTTTTGGAAAGCCAGAGGATTTACTTGGTACTTTGCTTTGGCTGGCAGATGAATCATACTCAGGGTTTGTCACTGGGATAACGGTGCCTGTCGATGGGGGCTTCATGGCTTACTCGGGCGTCTGA
- the uxuA gene encoding mannonate dehydratase produces MNITFRWYGKDNDTVTLEQVKQIPGVKGIVWALHQKPVGEVWEKEEIKKEIDYIQSFGFHTDVVESVNVHESIKLGNEDRMKYIENYKETIRNLSEVGVKVICYNFMPIFDWTRTEMFHPLEDGSTALFYEKGKVDTLDPQELIRTVAEASDLTLPGWEPEKMERISELFEAYKRVDEEQLWANLGIFLKEILPVAEASGIKMAIHPDDPPWSIFGLPRIITGEASYEKLISISNSPSNAFTMCTGSMGANPENDMVQVAKKYAYRAPFSHIRNVKIYENGDFVETSHYTQDGSINVQGVVAELNKQHYSGYVRPDHGRHIWGEVCRPGYGLYDRALGIMYLLGLWDANEAAKLGGRS; encoded by the coding sequence ATGAATATTACATTTAGATGGTACGGGAAGGACAATGATACAGTCACGTTGGAGCAGGTTAAACAAATTCCGGGAGTCAAAGGGATCGTTTGGGCATTGCACCAAAAACCGGTAGGTGAGGTATGGGAAAAGGAAGAAATCAAAAAGGAAATTGACTATATCCAATCCTTTGGTTTTCACACGGATGTTGTGGAAAGTGTTAACGTTCATGAATCGATTAAATTGGGCAATGAAGATCGCATGAAGTACATCGAGAATTACAAAGAGACGATCCGCAACCTTTCAGAGGTGGGCGTAAAAGTCATTTGTTATAATTTCATGCCGATATTTGATTGGACGCGAACGGAAATGTTCCATCCTCTCGAAGATGGTTCAACTGCATTATTTTATGAAAAGGGAAAGGTGGATACGTTAGATCCGCAAGAGTTGATCCGAACGGTAGCCGAAGCTTCGGATTTAACGCTGCCAGGCTGGGAACCGGAAAAAATGGAGCGGATTTCGGAATTGTTCGAAGCCTATAAACGCGTGGATGAAGAACAGCTATGGGCGAATTTGGGAATATTCCTTAAGGAAATATTACCGGTTGCCGAGGCATCAGGCATTAAAATGGCTATCCATCCAGATGATCCACCATGGTCCATTTTTGGTTTGCCGCGAATCATTACCGGGGAAGCGAGTTATGAAAAGCTAATCTCGATATCGAATTCACCATCGAATGCATTCACGATGTGCACAGGCTCGATGGGGGCCAATCCGGAAAATGATATGGTTCAGGTAGCTAAAAAGTATGCGTACCGCGCTCCTTTCTCGCATATCCGGAATGTAAAGATCTATGAAAACGGTGATTTTGTGGAAACGTCTCATTATACACAGGATGGTTCCATAAACGTACAGGGTGTTGTAGCAGAATTGAATAAGCAGCATTATTCGGGCTATGTCAGACCAGACCATGGCCGCCATATTTGGGGAGAGGTTTGCCGTCCTGGTTATGGATTATACGACCGGGCTTTAGGGATCATGTATTTGCTTGGATTATGGGATGCCAATGAAGCGGCAAAATTAGGCGGCCGCTCATGA
- a CDS encoding bifunctional 2-keto-4-hydroxyglutarate aldolase/2-keto-3-deoxy-6-phosphogluconate aldolase, whose protein sequence is MMEKHSIINQLTEMKVVAVIRGQHAEEAAQLSKAAIEGGIRAIELTYTTPQIEEAFKHLVNTDALIGAGSVLDSETARHAILSGAQFIVSPYFVEGVATLCNRYGVPYMPGCMTIREMASALEAGCDVLKLFPANHFDPSFIKSVNGPLPNVRIMPTGGVNLDNMNDWLQAGAVATGIGSDLNKAYKSGGYDAVVELSKKYMQKIAE, encoded by the coding sequence ATGATGGAAAAACATTCAATAATCAATCAACTAACCGAAATGAAGGTTGTCGCGGTAATTCGGGGTCAGCATGCAGAGGAGGCTGCCCAGCTGTCTAAAGCAGCTATCGAAGGCGGTATACGTGCAATTGAATTGACGTATACAACACCGCAAATAGAAGAAGCGTTCAAGCACCTGGTGAATACGGACGCCCTCATCGGAGCTGGCTCTGTATTGGATTCGGAAACGGCCCGGCATGCCATATTATCTGGTGCCCAATTCATTGTCAGTCCCTATTTTGTCGAGGGTGTTGCCACGCTTTGCAATCGATATGGGGTGCCATATATGCCTGGTTGCATGACAATAAGGGAAATGGCTTCAGCACTTGAAGCAGGGTGTGATGTGTTAAAGTTATTTCCGGCAAACCATTTTGACCCTTCATTCATCAAGAGTGTCAATGGTCCGCTGCCTAATGTACGGATCATGCCGACCGGCGGAGTCAATCTGGACAATATGAATGATTGGCTCCAAGCCGGTGCAGTTGCGACAGGGATTGGCAGTGACTTGAATAAAGCTTATAAGAGCGGCGGCTATGACGCTGTAGTTGAATTGAGTAAAAAATACATGCAGAAAATTGCGGAATGA
- a CDS encoding zinc-binding alcohol dehydrogenase family protein has translation MKAVQVRKAHELVIQEVEKPRISNPTDVLVKVKRVGICGSDMHIYHGTNPLATLPRIVGHEVAGEVAEIGEEVVGIKVGDHVVIEPIRYCGTCYACRKGRQNVCETLSVFGVHEEGGMREWCVLPEKQLHVVDSAIAWEEIVLAEPYTIGAQAVWRGEVEEGDTVLIQGAGPIGICILKMAKLQGASVMITDLSEERLSFAKKSGADVTVHAGKEDVQARVQEWTNFEGANVVIDAVCLPMTFEMSFNVVSTAGRIVVLGFDERTAAISQLPITKKEVSVKGSRLQTNQFPKVVKLLNEGKLRQEGLVTHTFSLEDVQEAFNFVESHPEQVRKAIIVFNEGGA, from the coding sequence ATGAAAGCGGTTCAAGTACGGAAAGCACATGAGCTGGTCATACAGGAAGTGGAGAAGCCCCGGATTTCAAACCCGACGGATGTTCTTGTGAAAGTGAAAAGGGTTGGGATTTGCGGGTCGGATATGCATATTTACCATGGAACGAATCCCCTTGCAACGTTGCCGCGAATCGTAGGACATGAAGTGGCAGGTGAGGTTGCGGAGATTGGTGAAGAGGTAGTCGGCATTAAAGTGGGGGATCACGTGGTCATAGAGCCGATTCGATATTGCGGAACATGTTACGCCTGCCGCAAGGGACGCCAAAATGTTTGTGAAACATTGTCTGTATTCGGTGTACATGAAGAGGGCGGAATGAGGGAATGGTGCGTCCTTCCCGAGAAACAATTGCACGTTGTCGACTCCGCTATCGCTTGGGAGGAAATAGTATTGGCTGAGCCATATACAATCGGTGCCCAGGCGGTTTGGCGGGGCGAGGTAGAGGAAGGGGACACGGTCCTTATCCAAGGAGCGGGACCGATTGGAATTTGCATATTGAAGATGGCCAAGCTGCAAGGCGCTTCGGTAATGATTACGGATTTAAGTGAAGAGCGATTGTCATTCGCCAAAAAAAGTGGTGCTGATGTTACCGTCCATGCCGGAAAAGAAGATGTTCAGGCGCGAGTGCAGGAATGGACGAACTTTGAAGGAGCCAATGTCGTCATTGATGCGGTTTGTTTACCGATGACATTCGAAATGTCCTTCAATGTAGTTTCTACAGCAGGCAGGATTGTCGTGCTCGGTTTTGATGAACGCACTGCAGCGATATCCCAGCTTCCCATCACGAAGAAGGAAGTTTCGGTGAAAGGCTCCAGGCTGCAAACCAACCAGTTCCCTAAAGTGGTCAAACTGTTAAATGAAGGGAAGCTCAGACAAGAAGGGTTAGTTACACATACTTTTTCCCTTGAGGATGTCCAGGAGGCATTCAATTTTGTTGAAAGCCATCCGGAACAGGTTCGCAAAGCGATCATCGTATTCAATGAAGGGGGAGCATGA
- the allD gene encoding ureidoglycolate dehydrogenase, whose amino-acid sequence MATVTIQAGEAKRLVIQKLTEAGLKEESAEKVAEVLVHADLRNVNSHGVLRTEHYVNRIKAGGINLDAQMSFEKTGPVTGVVDGDDGFGHVIGEEAMNHAIEMARNNGVGMVTAFNSSHCGALSYFVQKATDEKLIGIAMSHTDKIVVPFGGKTSFLGTNPIAYGVPAKSKKPFILDMATSNAALGKILQAKEEGKEIPEGWGVDDNGAPVTDPNSVVSLSPFGGPKGYGLSVIVDVFSGLLAGAAFGPHIGKMYDDLDKKRKLGHYFCVINPSYFTDTDRFLEQMDRMIEELQQVESAPGFDRVYVPGEIEQINEEKNIKEGITIASTVYEFLTKQVGK is encoded by the coding sequence ATGGCAACCGTAACGATACAAGCAGGGGAAGCCAAACGATTGGTCATACAAAAATTGACTGAAGCGGGATTGAAGGAAGAAAGTGCCGAAAAAGTCGCAGAGGTACTGGTTCATGCAGATCTAAGAAATGTCAATTCGCATGGGGTATTGCGAACGGAGCATTACGTAAATCGGATAAAAGCCGGTGGTATCAATCTTGATGCGCAAATGTCCTTTGAAAAGACTGGACCTGTTACGGGTGTTGTTGATGGGGACGATGGATTCGGACATGTGATTGGTGAAGAGGCGATGAATCACGCCATCGAAATGGCACGAAATAATGGTGTCGGGATGGTGACCGCATTCAATAGCAGCCATTGCGGGGCACTAAGCTATTTTGTCCAAAAAGCAACTGATGAGAAGTTGATCGGGATTGCGATGTCACATACGGATAAGATTGTCGTTCCATTTGGAGGAAAGACTTCATTTCTGGGAACAAATCCAATTGCATACGGAGTGCCTGCCAAAAGTAAGAAGCCCTTCATCCTGGATATGGCAACTTCAAATGCTGCATTGGGGAAAATCCTTCAGGCAAAAGAAGAAGGCAAGGAAATTCCTGAAGGCTGGGGCGTCGATGATAATGGGGCTCCTGTGACGGATCCCAATTCAGTCGTTTCCCTTTCCCCTTTCGGCGGCCCAAAAGGGTATGGCCTATCCGTGATTGTCGATGTATTTTCCGGATTATTGGCAGGTGCAGCGTTTGGACCGCATATCGGGAAAATGTATGATGATCTTGATAAGAAACGGAAACTTGGACATTACTTTTGTGTAATCAATCCTTCTTATTTTACGGATACGGATAGATTTCTGGAGCAAATGGATCGAATGATCGAAGAATTGCAACAGGTTGAGTCTGCTCCTGGATTCGATCGGGTATACGTTCCAGGTGAAATTGAACAAATCAATGAAGAAAAAAACATAAAAGAAGGTATTACGATAGCTTCGACTGTTTATGAATTTCTTACAAAGCAGGTGGGGAAATGA
- a CDS encoding sugar kinase, with product MSSKYGVLTLGDAMITLNPEETGPLRFVNRFERKVGGAELNFAIGCARLDMRVKWISRLGNDEFGRVIYNFARGEGIDVSDVAFVSGYPTSLNFKEIREDGSGKTFYYRQQSPILTLNPEDITGSMFDGIDLVHLTGVFLAIDPRNIHIAKRVMEMAKQKEIPVSFDPNIRLKLWSIEEARAVYSDLFGHVDILLSGLDEIKLITGNDSEDSLAEFAKVNGIEQLVIKDGENGSKLYNKGEWHKKEAFPVRPVDTVGAGDGYDAGYIYGYLQGLPIDERLTFANAVGAIVTTVSGDNEGLPYLDEVLPFIRKEAVVER from the coding sequence TTGTCATCAAAATATGGTGTTTTAACGCTGGGTGACGCCATGATTACGCTAAATCCGGAAGAGACAGGACCTTTACGCTTCGTAAACCGTTTTGAGCGAAAAGTAGGAGGGGCCGAGCTGAATTTTGCCATTGGCTGTGCAAGACTTGACATGCGCGTGAAATGGATTAGCCGGTTAGGAAATGATGAGTTTGGCAGGGTGATATATAATTTCGCACGCGGAGAAGGCATTGATGTGAGTGATGTTGCTTTTGTATCCGGGTATCCTACATCTCTTAACTTTAAAGAAATTCGTGAGGATGGGTCGGGAAAGACTTTTTATTACCGGCAACAATCACCCATCTTGACTTTAAATCCCGAAGATATAACAGGGAGCATGTTTGATGGGATTGATCTCGTCCATCTAACTGGAGTTTTTCTGGCGATAGATCCGAGGAATATACATATAGCCAAGCGTGTCATGGAAATGGCCAAACAAAAAGAAATCCCTGTTTCATTCGATCCGAATATACGCTTGAAGCTCTGGTCCATCGAGGAAGCGAGAGCCGTCTATTCAGATCTATTCGGTCATGTGGATATTTTGCTTTCAGGTTTAGATGAAATAAAGCTGATTACAGGTAATGACTCGGAGGACTCCTTGGCGGAATTCGCCAAAGTAAATGGCATTGAACAGCTTGTCATTAAAGATGGGGAAAATGGTTCAAAACTATATAACAAAGGCGAATGGCATAAAAAAGAAGCCTTCCCAGTTAGGCCGGTTGACACTGTGGGTGCTGGGGATGGCTATGACGCAGGGTATATATACGGATACCTCCAAGGGTTACCGATCGATGAAAGGTTGACATTCGCCAATGCCGTCGGCGCAATTGTCACCACTGTTTCCGGAGATAATGAAGGATTGCCATACTTGGATGAAGTACTGCCGTTCATCCGCAAAGAAGCTGTTGTTGAAAGATAG
- a CDS encoding DMT family transporter — MSYVKIYMLLTGIMITWGLNVSVLKFIVMNTQPVTITALRIFTASLIVILILFYLGLIRLPKKKELFYVFGGALLSVVFHHYFLAEGLTMTSGSNAGLILGMGPILTVILTMVFFRQKPTVIRLLGFLCGALGVSFTVMAGGGGVHSINLGDVDILLSILSQALSFILINQASKTMDPRLLTGYMMLVGSFILFAISFWKEPDGLSSLAAAPPSMWGAFFFSAIFATALGHMSYNYAIGQVGAAESSIFLNLNTLFALVGAVIFLKEAILPSHFIGLILIVIGVLLGSGATEMWILQRKKQKAA, encoded by the coding sequence ATGAGTTATGTAAAAATTTACATGTTACTTACAGGAATCATGATCACCTGGGGATTAAACGTTTCCGTCCTTAAATTTATCGTTATGAATACGCAACCAGTAACCATAACAGCATTAAGGATCTTTACAGCTTCACTTATCGTCATTCTTATTCTTTTTTATCTAGGCCTGATACGCCTCCCTAAGAAAAAGGAGCTATTTTACGTTTTTGGCGGAGCGTTATTGAGTGTCGTTTTTCACCATTATTTCTTAGCTGAAGGGTTAACAATGACGTCCGGCTCCAATGCTGGGTTGATTTTGGGTATGGGGCCGATATTGACAGTCATCTTGACCATGGTTTTCTTTCGCCAAAAACCTACAGTGATCCGCCTGCTTGGTTTTCTGTGTGGCGCTTTGGGCGTAAGCTTTACCGTCATGGCTGGAGGCGGTGGCGTTCATTCTATCAATCTCGGAGATGTCGATATTCTGTTATCCATCCTTTCACAGGCGCTGAGCTTCATTTTGATTAATCAAGCGTCGAAAACGATGGATCCACGGCTATTGACCGGCTATATGATGCTAGTCGGTTCTTTCATTCTTTTTGCCATCAGCTTTTGGAAGGAACCGGACGGTTTATCTTCGCTTGCCGCTGCCCCCCCTTCCATGTGGGGAGCTTTCTTCTTTTCGGCAATTTTTGCCACTGCGCTGGGGCATATGAGTTATAATTATGCGATTGGGCAGGTCGGTGCAGCGGAATCCTCCATATTTCTTAATTTAAATACCTTATTCGCATTGGTAGGGGCTGTCATTTTTCTGAAAGAAGCCATCCTGCCTTCACATTTCATCGGGCTGATTTTGATCGTTATAGGCGTGTTGCTCGGTTCAGGAGCGACGGAAATGTGGATTCTCCAGAGGAAAAAACAGAAGGCTGCCTGA